A single genomic interval of Polaribacter vadi harbors:
- a CDS encoding ExbD/TolR family protein, whose protein sequence is MSKFRKKKKGMPAVNTASLPDIVFMLLFFFMVTTTMRETDLRIENPVLPSATEIKKLEDKSLVSTIYVGKSTDTNRDGAGYNKIQLNDKISTADQVPAFILGKRDKIAEKLVPFMTTSIKADRRSNVGTIIDIRLKLRDVNALKINYSSTPDAKN, encoded by the coding sequence ATGTCTAAATTTAGAAAGAAGAAAAAGGGAATGCCTGCAGTAAACACTGCATCACTTCCAGATATCGTTTTTATGCTATTATTCTTCTTCATGGTAACAACTACTATGAGAGAGACAGATTTAAGAATAGAAAATCCTGTATTACCTAGTGCAACTGAAATTAAAAAATTAGAAGACAAAAGCTTGGTAAGTACAATTTATGTTGGGAAGTCTACAGATACTAATAGAGATGGAGCAGGTTATAATAAAATTCAATTGAATGATAAAATATCTACTGCAGATCAAGTTCCAGCTTTTATTTTAGGTAAAAGAGATAAAATAGCTGAGAAATTAGTTCCTTTTATGACTACTTCTATTAAAGCAGACAGACGATCTAATGTAGGTACAATTATAGATATCAGATTAAAATTAAGAGATGTAAATGCTCTTAAAATTAACTATTCTTCTACACCTGATGCGAAAAATTAA
- a CDS encoding ExbD/TolR family protein: MARRENPEINAGSMADIAFLLLIFFLVTTTMNVDSGVSKKLSEKPPPDYVPPIVKQKNIFEVSINRNNDLLVENEAMNIKDLKDAALNFIDNGGGIGAPGEDGTPGQRCDYCQGEGLDTSSDHPNKAIISVQSDRGTEYGTYIRVQNELLRAYSELRNRLSRQRYNMSFDELEEAYDNAKNNADLKDQVETLQRRVEDIKKAYPQIISDMEPTS, encoded by the coding sequence ATGGCAAGAAGAGAAAATCCAGAAATTAACGCAGGTTCTATGGCAGACATTGCTTTTCTGTTATTAATTTTCTTTTTAGTAACAACTACCATGAATGTAGATTCAGGGGTCTCTAAAAAGTTATCAGAAAAACCGCCACCAGATTATGTTCCTCCTATCGTTAAACAGAAAAATATTTTTGAGGTAAGTATCAATAGAAACAATGATCTACTTGTAGAGAATGAAGCTATGAATATAAAAGATCTTAAAGATGCTGCTCTTAACTTTATTGATAATGGAGGAGGTATTGGTGCACCAGGTGAAGATGGAACTCCTGGGCAAAGATGTGATTATTGTCAAGGTGAAGGGCTTGATACCTCATCAGATCATCCTAACAAAGCTATTATTTCTGTACAAAGTGATAGAGGAACCGAATATGGAACTTATATTAGAGTACAAAATGAGTTGTTAAGAGCTTATTCTGAGTTAAGAAATAGATTATCGAGACAAAGATATAATATGTCATTTGATGAGCTTGAAGAAGCTTATGATAATGCCAAAAATAATGCTGATTTGAAAGATCAGGTTGAAACCTTACAGAGAAGAGTTGAAGATATTAAGAAAGCATATCCTCAAATTATTTCTGATATGGAGCCAACATCATAA